CTGAATTCTTATCTGGAAATTTTCATTTAAGATCTTCGATCCATAAGAGATGCTCTCCAAGAGCGGTTTTTGAAAAGATGCGATAAAATTTTTGATCAGCGGTTATCAACGGGCAGTTTTCGTCGATGGCGACTGCCAAATATAATCCGTCGTAAACCGAACATTGAAATTCAACAGCAAGCTCAAGGGCGTAAGGGGTAAGAGCACGGGTCTCACGTTGTTTGAACCCAAAGGAAAGAAGATCT
This window of the Candidatus Desulfatibia profunda genome carries:
- a CDS encoding type II toxin-antitoxin system VapC family toxin — protein: MKRLVLDASVAAKWYLEEQYSDAAFQLASREPEWVIPDLFFAEMGNVFWKKVRGGEMDEADAKEALTDLLSFGFKQRETRALTPYALELAVEFQCSVYDGLYLAVAIDENCPLITADQKFYRIFSKTALGEHLLWIEDLK